The region CTGACCCGACGGACGCCGCCGTCTTCGTGGGGTCGGAAGCGAGCCCATCCATCCCGCATGTCGCCGCGCCGCCAAACGCGCTATCATCCCCGCATGGCACGCGATGCCGCGAGCGGCGCGATTCCCGCGTATGTCCCCGGACGGTACTGGACGCGCGAGGACGACGGGCGCATTCGATGCGACCTGTGCCCGCGCGAGTGTCGGCTCGCCGAGGGCCAGCGCGGGCTGTGTTTCGTGCGCGGGCGCGTCGGCGACGAGATGGTGCTGCACACGTGGGGCCGGTCGAGCGATTTCTGCGTGGACCCGATCGAGAAGAAGCCGCTCAATCACTTTCTGCCCGGCACGGCCATCCTCTCGTTCGGCACCGCCGGGTGCAATCTCACCTGCAAGTTCTGCCAGAACTGGGACATGAGCAAATCGCGCGAGATGGACACGCTCGCCGACGCCGCCACGCCCGAAGCCATCGCCGACGCGGCGGTACGCACGCGGTGTCGCTCGGTCGCGTTCACCTACAACGATCCCGTGATCTTTCTCGAATACGCCGTGGACGTTGCCGCCGCGTGTCGCGAGCGCGGCGTGAAAACCGTCGCCGTCACGGCGGGCTACGTCAGCCCCGCGCCGCGCGTCGAGTTTTTCGCGGCGATGGACGCGGCGAACGTGGACCTCAAGGGCTTCACCGAGGGTTTCTACAAACAGGTGTGCGGCGGGTCGCTTGGCGCGGTGCTGGATACGCTCGTCCATCTCAAGCGCGAAACGCGCGTGTGGTTCGAGCTGACGACGCTCCTGATCCCCGGCGAAAACGACGATCCCGCTGAGATCGACGCGATGACGCGATGGGTGGTGGGCAACCTCGGCCCCGACGTGCCGATGCACTTCACCGCGTTTCACCCCGACTGGAAGATGATGGACCGCCCGCGCACGCCGCCCGCGACGCTCGCGCGCGCCCGCGAGATCGCGCGGCAAAACGGAGTGCGTTTTGCGTATACGGGCAACGTGCACGACCCGGCGGGGCAATCCACATGGTGCCCGCGCTGCGGTATGCGCGTGATCGAGCGCGACGGTTACGAGATCGGCGCGTGGGACCTCGACGCGCGCGGCGCGTGCCTGGGTTGCGGCGAGCCGTGCGCGGGGGTGTTCGACGCGCGGCCGGGCACGTGGGGATCGCGGCGCATGCCCGTGCGGCTGGGGCGGTGATGGTCTCTTCCTTGCCTTTTCGCGCTGCGTCGATTATCCGTGAACGAACGTCTCACGACGAGGAGCGATTCATGCGTCGTCCCGCCATCCGCGCGCTGCTCGCGGTTGCCCTGTGCCTGATGCTGGCCTCGCCGGCGCTCGCCGCGAAGAAGAAAAGCACGAAGACGATCGACCCCTACAAGGGGCGCGTGGCGTTAGGGCTGCGCGTGGGCGGCGGATTCGGCGGCGGGGGATCGGCGTTCGTCGGCCAGCTCTCGGTCACGTACTGGTTCGTGCAGTATTTTTCGATGACGGCGGCGTCGGGCTACGGTTTTTACACCGCGTACTACGAGGACTACAAAGGCGACGAGAAGACCGCGAACGTCAACTACATTCCATCGGAACTGCTCGCCACGGTCTACCCGATGCCGCGCTCGAAAATCTCGCCCTACATCGGCGGCGGCGTCGGGCTCGACTACATCTGGTTCACGCTCGAGGATTTCGAGGCGAAGGGCGAAGACACGAGCGAGAGCACATCGATTTACTCGGGCATCGGCCGCGCGGGCTTCATTTCGCGCATCGCGCCGAACGTCAGCCTCTCGCTCGGCGCGCGGTACACGCACCCCCTGAATACACCCGACGACTTCGAGGATCAGGGCGGCTACTTCAGCTTCGAGGGCGGATTGCTGATGACGTTCTAGCGCGTCGTCCCGTTCTCGCGGCATGGACGAGCGCGCCGTGCTCGAATATGCTGCGTTCCCTCAAAATGGCCGACCGATGAACGACTCCGACGACCCCATTCTGAGCGGGCTCAACCCGCAGCAGCGCGAAGCCGTGCTCCACGGCGACGGTCCGCTGCTCATCTTCGCGGGCGCGGGCTCGGGCAAGACGCGCGTGCTCACGCACCGCATCGCGTACCTGTGCGACCGGCGCGGTGTCGATCCCCATCGCATTCTCGCCGTCACCTTCACCAACAAGGCCGCGGGCGAGATGGCCGAGCGCGTCGAGCGACTGCTGCCGGGGCGAGGGCGGGCGGTGTGGGTCTCGACATTCCACTCGTTCGGCGCGCACGTGCTGCGCCGCGAAGCCGAGCACCTCGGCTTCGCGGCGGGGTTTTCGATCTACGACGAAACCGACCAGCGTGCGCTGATCCGCGATCTGCTGCGCCGGCTCGACGTCGACCCGCAGGTGATGGACCCGCGCTCCGTGATGTCGATTCTCGACCGGGCCAAGAACGCGCTCGTCGATCCCGCCGATATCGCGGGCGAGATGGCCGGGCCGATGCGCGACCGCTACGTCGAGGTCGTGCGCCTCTACACGAAGGAACTCGCCGCGAACAACGCGATGGATTTCGGCGACCTGCTCGTGCTCACGGTGAAGTTGTTCGAGACCGTGCGCGCCGTGCGCGACCACTACCGCACGCGGTTCGAGCACCTGCTGGTGGACGAATTTCAGGACACGAATACGGCGCAAAACCGTCTACTCGAGGTGCTCATCGGCGAGCGGCGCAATCTGTGCGTCGTCGGCGACGACGACCAGAGCATCTATCGCTGGCGCGGCGCGAAGATCGAAAACATCCTCGGCTTCGAGAAGGAATTCCCCGACGCGAAGATCGTCATCCTCGGCCAGAACTATCGCAGCAGCGCGACCATCGTCTCCGCCGCGGACGCGGTGATCCGCCACAACTCGGGCCGCGCGACCAAGCGCCTGTTCACGGGCAACGACCCCGGCTCGCGCATCCGACTGTTCCGCGCCGACAGCGAGTACGACGAGGCGCGCTTCGTGGCGAGCGGCGTGCGCGAGCTGGTCGTGGAGCGGGGGCTGCGTCCGTCGCAAATCGCCGTCTTCTACCGCACGAACGCGCTGTCCCGCGTGATCGAGGAAGAATTGCAGCGCAACGCCGTGCCCTTCATCGTCGTGGGCGGCACGCGGTTCTACGACCGCAAGGAGATCAAGGACATCCTGGCGTACCTGCGCCTCGTGGTGAATCCCGAGGACGGCGTATCGGCGAAACGCGTCATCAACGTGCCCGCGCGCAAGATCGGCAAGACCACCGTCGAGCGCATCGACGAACACGCCGAGCGCGCGGGCGTGAGCTTTTTGCACGCGTGCGCGGATCTCGTGAAAACGAACGCATTGGCGCGCGGCGCCGGCGAATCAGTGGGTGCGTTTCTGGAGATCATCGCCGATCTGCGCCGCCATGCGGCCGACGACGATCTGCCCGAGCTCGTCGATTTCACGCAGCGACGCTCGGGCTACGCGCAGATGCTCTCCGAGGACCGGAGCGTCGAGTCGCTCTCGCGGCAGGAGAATTTGAAGGAACTCGTCGAAGCGGCGGCGCAGTTCGCGAAACGCAATCCCGAGGCCACGCTGCGCGATTATCTGGAGCAGGTCAGTCTGGCGCAGGATCTCGACCAAATCGAGGGCGACGCGGCGGGCGGGCCGGAAAAATCGGTGCGCCTGATGACGCTGCACAACGCCAAGGGGCTGGAGTTTTCCGCGGTGTTCATCGTCGGCGTGGAGGAAGCGATCCTGCCGCACGCGCGGTCGCTCGACGCGGGCCTCGCCGAGATCGAGGAAGAGCGACGGCTGTGCTACGTCGGCATCACGCGCGCGCGCAAGCACCTGACGCTCTCGTGCGCGGCGCGACGGCGGTCGTACAGCGGCGAGTCGGCCTATTCGCGGCCGAGCCGTTTTCTCGACGAGATCCCGTCGAACCTGCTCGAACCCGTCGGCTTCGCGCCGCCGAGGGGCTTCGGGGATCGAGACGCCTCCGACACGCCGCACCGTTCGTGGAACCGCGATTCCTCGCCGCGTCCCGCGACGAACACGTTCGCGTTTTCGCGGTCCGCTCCGCGCGGCGTTCCGCAGGGCATCCGTCGCGAAGCGCCCGGTCCCGGCGCGCGACCGGCGATGCCCGCGGGCTCTGTCCGCCGCCCGGCAAAACCCGCGCCGGTCGTGGCCGAGGGCGATTCGTTCGTGGACGATTCCGACAATCAGGATCCCGACGACGCCAGCGGCGCGCTGCGACCCGGCGCCCGCGTGTTGCATCGCGAATACGGACCGGGCACGGTGCTTTCGTCATTAGGATCGGGCGCGAAGGCCAAGGTCGTCGTGCATTTCGCGTCCGTCGGTGCGAAGACGCTGATGCTGCAATACGCGAACCTCAAGATTCTCTAGCGCTCGGAGCGGCGCATGGCGCGCGTCACGACACGATTGCTTCGGGGCAGCGCGGCGGTGGTGGGCGCCAACCTGGTGTTTTCCGCCGCGACCTTCGCGCTTGCCACCGTCGCCGCGCGTCGGCTCGGCCCCGCCGCCTTCGGCGAATGGGGCGCGCTGTGGGCGCTCATGATGGTGAGCGCGGCGCTATTTCCCAGCGTCTCGATGGCCGCTGCGCGGGAAACGTCGCTTCGTCTCGCCCGTGAAGACGCCATCGACGCCGCCGTCTGGGTGCGCCGCGCGGCCCGGTTCGTGCTGGCGATCGGCGCTGCGATCGCGGTGATCCTCGTCGCCTGCGCGACTCCGGTGGCGGGATGGCTGCGTCTGGCCGACGCGGATCACGTG is a window of Deltaproteobacteria bacterium DNA encoding:
- the amrS gene encoding AmmeMemoRadiSam system radical SAM enzyme, which gives rise to MARDAASGAIPAYVPGRYWTREDDGRIRCDLCPRECRLAEGQRGLCFVRGRVGDEMVLHTWGRSSDFCVDPIEKKPLNHFLPGTAILSFGTAGCNLTCKFCQNWDMSKSREMDTLADAATPEAIADAAVRTRCRSVAFTYNDPVIFLEYAVDVAAACRERGVKTVAVTAGYVSPAPRVEFFAAMDAANVDLKGFTEGFYKQVCGGSLGAVLDTLVHLKRETRVWFELTTLLIPGENDDPAEIDAMTRWVVGNLGPDVPMHFTAFHPDWKMMDRPRTPPATLARAREIARQNGVRFAYTGNVHDPAGQSTWCPRCGMRVIERDGYEIGAWDLDARGACLGCGEPCAGVFDARPGTWGSRRMPVRLGR
- a CDS encoding UvrD-helicase domain-containing protein — protein: MNDSDDPILSGLNPQQREAVLHGDGPLLIFAGAGSGKTRVLTHRIAYLCDRRGVDPHRILAVTFTNKAAGEMAERVERLLPGRGRAVWVSTFHSFGAHVLRREAEHLGFAAGFSIYDETDQRALIRDLLRRLDVDPQVMDPRSVMSILDRAKNALVDPADIAGEMAGPMRDRYVEVVRLYTKELAANNAMDFGDLLVLTVKLFETVRAVRDHYRTRFEHLLVDEFQDTNTAQNRLLEVLIGERRNLCVVGDDDQSIYRWRGAKIENILGFEKEFPDAKIVILGQNYRSSATIVSAADAVIRHNSGRATKRLFTGNDPGSRIRLFRADSEYDEARFVASGVRELVVERGLRPSQIAVFYRTNALSRVIEEELQRNAVPFIVVGGTRFYDRKEIKDILAYLRLVVNPEDGVSAKRVINVPARKIGKTTVERIDEHAERAGVSFLHACADLVKTNALARGAGESVGAFLEIIADLRRHAADDDLPELVDFTQRRSGYAQMLSEDRSVESLSRQENLKELVEAAAQFAKRNPEATLRDYLEQVSLAQDLDQIEGDAAGGPEKSVRLMTLHNAKGLEFSAVFIVGVEEAILPHARSLDAGLAEIEEERRLCYVGITRARKHLTLSCAARRRSYSGESAYSRPSRFLDEIPSNLLEPVGFAPPRGFGDRDASDTPHRSWNRDSSPRPATNTFAFSRSAPRGVPQGIRREAPGPGARPAMPAGSVRRPAKPAPVVAEGDSFVDDSDNQDPDDASGALRPGARVLHREYGPGTVLSSLGSGAKAKVVVHFASVGAKTLMLQYANLKIL